ggcctagtgaggttccccagggttacaccccattgcgctcattattcattgatatttaaatatatttgcatttgcacagtttgttgaattctatgctccacttgatctttcattgatcctgttactattctatagatttgctaagtgttcctgtaggaaaaacaatctccgggttgtatgtggtgacatatatgtactctgataataacatttactttgaacatcaaccATTATTGTCATCTCGATCAATAATTTGGTTAAGAATGTACAGGATATGGAGAgtaggtttgcagcaagttcaattactttttctgaaagattttcagtataatctctctgctctctttccctctctgcatTTGACCACCCCTCCccttactgtcttccctctctgccccgtcctccctctcaccctgacattgggcatacgttcagggtgaaagtgaattattttcggggaattcttcactcagaggttggtgagagtgtggaatgagctgccagtggaagtggaggatgtgggtttgatttagacactaaagaggaatttgtgtgaggacgtggatgggaggtgtatggaggctctggtgcaggtagttggaactaggcagtaacaacaaaaacaggtcagcatggactagaagggcctgtttcagtactGCTGCTCTCTTtgactctaataatattctgatttgtaatttccacagtcagtacTTTGCTACTTATGACTGAACCCAGTCATTtacccaaacaagaactgaaagactcttggctggctacagaaagtgtttacaagctgtgatacttgccaaagggggtgttactcagTACTGACAATACAGGGCacacaaacttttgcttcgggcccttttccttctttgttattttgaaattgtaaaagatggaactaaaaatgtaatcttgcttaaaatattaaagaaatatgtcatctttaactttatgccttttgtaatCAGGTCATCTCTTACTCGCTTAGCTgttcacaggaacagaaattttgaccaggggtgcccaaacgtttgcatgccactgtatatatcctgtgccttccaaattgcttccaaaaattccagccattgctgctccatttttgtccctgcccgtgttctttttaaatcaattttgaccaatttttctctcatgcctctctaattctctttattccacatctgactttagcttctccttctctaatgtcggggtgaatttgatcatattaagagCACTTGCCCCTAAGTGTTCTTTGGACTttagtgacctaattaattccggttcattacaacaatccagaatatctgatccccaagtgggctcaaccacgagctgctcggaaaaaaagcatcttgtaggcattctaggaaattcctcctcttgagactaacaccatcctgattttcctaatcacctgcatgacaatcccccatgactattgtaacattgcccgtaTGGCACGTATTTTCTATTTCGCATTGAAATTTGTGGACCTcattcttactactgtttggaggtccctatacaattcccatcaaggATTTTTTTTGTACATTTGCTGTTCTTTGATTCTACCCACAtattctacaccttccaaccctatgccacctctttctaattattttatttaatattttaccaacagagccacacaacccaaTAGCAGCTTGATCTTTCAATAAATATGTAAGTAtctgggaaacaagaggacctgcagatgctagaaatctagagaactacacacaaagtgctggaggagctcagcatgtcaggcagcatctatggatgggaatcaacatttcaggccaagacccttcaccgggactctGGGTACCCAcgtatctggaatatcaacaagcaaagaacatAGAAAGTAGTGCGGAATacggaaaacctttgacaaaagttagttcaaggctttaaaaaacctaccaaatagaGCTCAATAATTAGCAAATACAACACAGGCAATAAACATTTTCATCAATACCGACAttgaatttttttaaataaaaatatcttggtcccatttcaatcagtaaaatttagaAAGATAAACAAGATCTTAAGAAAGCTTTAGAAAAGACTATTTCCACTCAAACCCACTGAGATTAACACgaccttggacagaaggaggaagagaaataacacacATGAGGAAagatcacacaacagtcagataaaacttctaagtatATGATTTAATCAAAAATGAACTGGATTTAGCACTCCATGTGTGTGTATGCAatcgtgataagaaatacagaccagaaaacttaaatgagaggccaactcaAAAAAATGAATCATCACTCTGGAAGGAAACATTAAacagtggaatgagtatgaccctccatgggagacattcCAACGATCTAAGAAGACGAGATGGTGACAAAATTATACgttaatcaatacattatttcagataggacagtccataataaccatccggatataatattacaggataaacaagcaggaacaactccctcagTAGATAAAGCATTTCCCAATGCACACAAGTTCCTCGACCAGTGGAGCACCTCGCCATGGGTAtagtttgtgtcatcagtcagacaaacaaaagattttctctgtcaatcagcttcagAATGTTTCTACTCTGACATTGCCACGCCCCacttctgatttccttctcctcgaCTTCTTCACTCTGCAGAAAACTCAGAGGAAACCTCTTCACCTCAGAGTGGTGTCTGTTTGGAATCCGTCACCACTGGATGATGGATCCAGTGGTGGATCTCACCATCCAGGGAGAGCGAGAGATGAACAACAGTGGAGGATTAAAAAGGATTGTCGTGGaactgaatcactggcagggtccagctggcTTGAGTTGACTCCCTACTGTACACTAGTTGTGTGAAACCTAAATACTGAAGACAGAAttcaaaatagaactgatttatttgtcttagacccagaatattaaactccagtccattaaaggtgaatgtgcagcagaagaaactgctcccatgcccagtgaccagggtgcatgACAAATATACAGCacgcagcttattgaaactttttccccagtgtgaacccagtagtgtgtcacaagtataacatgctgtaaggtttcactgctaaagtaacggcctctctgtaatgtttcactgctgaggtaatggtttctctgtagcagcaatgtttaggttgcgaccagagataacagggttttggagtctgggactatccaatgacagaaatgttctttcttgtgagtctggaagagagattacCACGGGCTTTTGCCAGGGAGACATGAGAAGAtgcaaatggagagagtgggcacATTTTCTTTTTTTCAATTTTCTTTACTAATGCTatggtcaaagtaagaattataaagctcaatcatttaatcacatattgtttactgtttgttatttcagcaTACTAATTTGTAACGGGGACACCTcaagcagcatccacccaaacgagatttgtTAAGTTTGACCGGGCTGGGGTGGGGGGCTATCACCCCGTATATTAAGCTGCTGGCCGAGGCGAGAGTTACATAAGCTTAGATGACTGAGTGGATCGCTTCCCTCAttctcagcaggtgaacggcctctccacagtgtgaactcaatggtgcacatttggttgatttggctgTGAAAATCTCCTCCTAAAGTCTGCGCAGGTGATCagtctctacccagtgtgaacaaCGCTGCTGTCTGTAGATGAGCTGACTCAGTGaatcccacacactgagcaggtgaacagcccaGTATGAACTGGTGTACCAATAGGTCggatcacccactgaatcccttcccacagtcggagcaggtgaacggccgctccccagtgtgaactcgctgatgtgccaTTAGGATGGATGACCGAGTCAATCCCTTCCCATAGTCGAACAGGTGAAccgcctctctccagtgtgaactctctgatgtaccttcagttgagatgaccgagtgaatcccttcccacattctgagcaggtgaacggctgatccccactgtgaacttgctggtgtgccattaggatggatgactgagtgaatcccttcccacagtctaagcaggtgaacggcctctctccagtgtgaactctctgatgtaccttcagtttaaatgactgagtgaatcccttcccacacactgagcaggtgaacggcctctccccagtgtgaactcgctgatgtaccttcagttgggatgagcaagtgaatcccttctcacagtctgagcagatgaacggccgctccccagtgtgacctcgctgatgtaccttcagtttgtatgagaaagtgaatcccttcccacaatctgagcaggtgaacggcctctccccagtgtgaacgcgCTCATGTACCTTCAGtagggatgagcaagtgaatcccttcccacagtctgagcaggtgaatggcctctcgccagtgtgaactcgctgatgtaccttcagttcagatgaatgattgaatcccttcccgcagtttgagcaggtgaatggcctctccccagtgtgaactctctgatgtaccttcagctcggatgagcaagtgaatcccttcccacagtctgagcaggtgaacgggcgctctccagtgtgaactcgctgatgtctcagtaggtgagatgagcaagtgaatcccttcccacagtctgagcaagtgaatggcctctctccagtgtgaactgactggtgtctcagtaggtgagatgagcaagtgaatcccttcccacactctgagcaggtaaatggcctctctccagtatgaactgactggtgtgccagtaggtcggatgactgagtgaatcccttcccacagtctgagcaggtgaatggcctctccccagtgtgaactcgctgatgtaccttcagttgggatgagcaaatgaatcccttcccacagtctgagcaggtgaaaggcctctctccagtgtgaactgactggtgtctcagcaggtgagatgatttagtgaatcccttcccacagactgagcaggtgaatggccgctccctagtgtgaactcgctggtgagccattaggtcagatgaccgagtgaatccgtccccaaaaattcagcagatgaccagcctctgcctagagagaactgaccggtgtgtccacaggtggtaTGACCAACTGAATGCCTTCTCGCctacagaacagatgaatggctttgcccagtgtgaacttgctgatgtaccttcagttgaaatgactgaCTAAATCCACTCCCAGTGTCCCAGCAAATGACGAGCACACCAGTTggtcagatgattgagtgaatccttccccacagtctgagcaggaaggatgattgagtgaatcccttgctcctctcttaaatatctggacagagacagcaaaactggcatgttgtgtttgagattcccgtagacaaattccttgtcatttttaacctgtgaaaagatttacaaaatccatcaatgggtgaaggacaacatttcagatgaaatgacttgagttgtcaaggtgtgatctgacatcacagtgaagttcaactcaagttggagagagaaataatCTTGTACCTTGGctcagtgctggtatctggaatgaccattaaATTCTTTGATGCTCTTCCCGTCTCTATAATAAtagggcatttctgccatctgcaatCTGTAAACATCACCAAGCATTTCACATGGTGTGTACGcaccggctgtgttgtgaaaagagcacagcagcacctctttcacctcagacagtatTTAGAACTTTGGGATGGGGCCactgaggactttctacagggacacaattgagagcattgtgactggctgcatcactgcctggtatgggaactgtacctcccttaatcgcaggaaactgcagagagtggtgcagatagcCCAGCTCAtcagtagatgtgaacttcccactattcagtacatttacacagacaggtgtgtaaaaagtgcccaaaggatatcagggaccaaattcaccacaaccacaaactgttcctgctgctaccatccaggaagcagtatcacagcaaaaggaccaacagactccgggacaTCATATTCCacaaggccatcagactgattaattcatgctgatacaattgcattttgatgttatattgactgtcctctGTACAGactatctattataaattacacattgcacatttagatggagacgtaacgtaaagatttctactcctcacgtttatgaagtatgtatttaataaagtcaattcaattcaattcaccctctccactatctgttctgtcattctggctcccattccccctacaacttattttaaccacttcacccccccccaccccaacattaCCTCTAGCAAGTTTTactactaggatattagtcccttcttgttctgttcccctaactaaccaatcccctatcacccctctgactttcctctgccaggcaattccccccaacagtttctaaagtggtccacctgttgCTGTGTTGGATAGCAACAAGAGTACTCggcgatggctatttaacctcattccccttcctgactctcacccagtttcctgtgtcctgaaccttgggtgtaactcatcTCACTTCATGTcatatccatcactcccctccatctgctggatgatctggaattcacccatttcatgatccaactccttaaagtgctgGATTAcaagctgaagctggatgcacatcttgtaggtgaggacatcagggacactggaggtctccccaccttcctgccAATGTCCCCTctgatttgtaatgaccagtgtgcatgTAAAgcttgtactgtgcatttttagCTAGTGACAACATGTGCGCAGTGTATTTTATTATCATTCAGCTGTATTCATTttcactgtcaataggaactttgatctcctctgggtttggtccagttcatctgcactctcacacaacctacgtagcaggcctgtaacgggtaatgaatgattttctcaccaaagcttttgcacattgtacatATGTGGTTTGCTAGCTAAATTACacttttaaaaagtcagatttccaaatatcactccactgcttcccacttgcaaattctccagcaactttagcACCACCACATGCACACAGGTATCACCAGTTTCTGGACTCTACATAGACATTTCCTCTGAACTCTCCCCCAAGTGACtaacggtggtgaactcagtgatggcaatcccaatgaatatgaagggaagggcagtagtctgtctcattggagtctggcacatttgtgatgcgAAAGCTGCTTGTttcccagggcaaaggtgtttgatatcattatgtaaccagagagaatgggacaaaacatgttctcactggTAGAAAAGTCGAGAACAaaaggaggtagaacaagcaacacacacaaaatgctggaggaactcagcaggccaggcaacatctatggaaaagagtaataaTGCTGAAtacctccggcattttgtgagtgttgcttggatttccagcatctgcagattttctcttgttagtgattggaggtagaacaaaggcgattttctcaactggtgatgtaaaagattttgttccctttctcggAGTTCCAAATctttgcatttagatagctggagctcagctctgtctgagagatccatcggttcccattccctcatcagccggaagctccccggggcccgtgtacggatcgtggggctgagagacagGGAAGAGGGCAGGGCTGTCCTGGGATTGCGGGTCACGGTTTTCGAAGTTCACAGGAATTGCCCTGAAAAAGGTGTTTAAGATTAAAAGACtgagaatcgctcttacct
The DNA window shown above is from Hemitrygon akajei unplaced genomic scaffold, sHemAka1.3 Scf000077, whole genome shotgun sequence and carries:
- the LOC140722463 gene encoding uncharacterized protein; this encodes MAHQRVHTRERPFTCSVCGKGFTKSSHLLRHQSVHTGERPFTCSDCGKGFICSSQLKVHQRVHTGERPFTCSDCGKGFTQSSDLLAHQSVHTGERPFTCSECGKGFTCSSHLLRHQSVHTGERPFTCSDCGKGFTCSSHLLRHQRVHTGERPFTCSDCGKGFTCSSELKVHQRVHTGERPFTCSNCGKGFNHSSELKVHQRVHTGERPFTCSDCGKGFTCSSLLKVHERVHTGERPFTCSDCGKGFTFSYKLKVHQRGHTGERPFICSDCEKGFTCSSQLKVHQRVHTGERPFTCSVCGKGFTQSFKLKVHQRVHTGERPFTCLDCGKGFTQSSILMAHQQVHSGDQPFTCSECGKGFTRSSQLKVHQRVHTGERRFTCSTMGRD